The genomic segment TGGCAAAAACAACACTGTTGTCTTGAATCCTGCTGTTGTCGTCTGCTCAAAGGCGAAGTATTTCCATACTTTACTTTTTGCTCCAGGTAGAGGTATGAAGCAGTGATGATGAGTTGGTGCCTGGCTTGTTTCAGTAACAATTAAAGTACAATCAGCACTTTCTGCTTCTGCATCTTCATCATCAGAATTTGCCTCAGAGCTTGCCTCGTGGCACACAGACGTTGACATTTTATTTTCACATGTGATTTCGTTATATCACGTACCTGGTATTGATACTCTTGTACATAGTATCGTATTGTGACACATAAAATtgtatcgatatgtattgcagatccctattAGGGCAGCTTAAGTTTGAATTTTACAGCAATCTTTCTGCCAAATACATACCACCTAGGAAACTTTTGTACCCTATGCCAGACTGATTTTTTTATCAGTTACTATGACTGAATATTTGCCTGAATGctgtaatagggtgactgttctattagagtatctcgatcttatgtAGAAGTCACACTGTCTATATATAAGATATATTACGAGTAATGGTTTGCtgccatcatagataataggggggtatattatctatgttgcCACTGCTCCACTGGATTGCTATGGATCTCATTGAGTAGAGTTTGGAAGGTATCTCTTATACTGAGGCTTCTTATATATCTTCCAAGTCTACAGGGAAGATTTACACTGTTGTAAGTttattgtagctatgtgtgGATAAGTACTGTAGCTATGTGGCAGCTACTACTGTATGCAGCCCCTGGGGGCCCTTACAAAGTGGGGCCCAGGGGAAAATGTCCCAGTTTCCCCTCCCCATTTATAGTGTGTACAAATAAGGCTatcacacagacagacagacgcaTAATCTCACCACTGATGGAGCCAAGGAGAAGATCAGATTTAACACAGGAATAGACATAGTCATAACTGTGTGGCATTAGTGGTGACCCAGTGGAGAGGATTGTGTGCAGGGAGGCCAAACTATGAGTGTTGACTGTGAAGAGAGGAGGTTAAGATAACAAAATATTGCATTTGCAAAAAACAGTCATTCTTACTAGGTCTTAATTCTCTATCCTCTAATGTGGCTATCCACTTAGCACCAGTGCCAAGGATGGTAATACTATCATCaattaaaaacaaaacaaaacaaaacaaaaaaacactgaaacactagctatttaaaatagAGCACATAAATGCTCTATATACAGCAATACCcataatccatgcaaaaacagcccagTTGTACAAAAGGTACAGCAAAAAGTTGTGGAATCAAAACCAAGAAATAGCAGCAATAATGTTGGTACTGGCATTTTTTTAAAGGCCATACAGCTTATTAGTTATTGTACACTTTAAGAAATAAGAATCAgtgatactctaacagaacatattTGCTGATATAGAAAATAAATTACTGGATGATGGAATAACTGCAACCTAACTATTAAAACATAAACCCAATAATTAGTAGCATAATTATCCAGTTAAAgaattatacagtacatgcacttGATTATGTAGCACAGTTACACACAGTAAGCACTACAGCCACTATAGCAGTGGCTGTAGCAGTGATGATGTGGTCACCAAATAATACAAAGCCTCTGTAAACACAATATACATTACCCATAGCTGTCTATAAGGTCCCACAACACGGAAGGGGAAGGAACAAATGGTGATCCATCATAGAGGACCACAGTGGCTCCTACTGCTAGTGAAGTTACCAGCCAGTTCCACATCATCCAGCCAGTCTGAGAATGGATAAGCATTGTTATTGTTGGATAATATCAGTTAGCTTACAGTTGTGTAGTAAAGTATCTTGTCATCTCTTGTCATGTTTCCTTGTAAGATGTGCTCCTTGAGGTGTTGAATAAGTGTACCCTACACACATCATACCAATAATGGCATGAACAGCACCCAATGCAGCTGCAAAAACTATTTACTACCCATCATGTATCAATCATCTATTGTACTAGAATATGAGGTGTAGAATAATACAGTAGGGTAGAAATTTTCTTGGCTTGATATACGGAACAGCATGCAGGTCATTAAGTAGTTGATGATCACACAATACTCACCCCTGCAGTATGCACCATACACTTGGgggtaccagtagtaccagagGAGAACATGATGAAGAGTGGATGATTGAATGGGAGCTGTTCAAACTGGAGCTCAACATTGTAATGTGATCTGGTGAAGTCTGACAAGAACACACTACAAGAATAGAAATAATATACTATACATAGAGGTACAAGAAAAATCTGTATTTACAGTACAAGATTTAATGTTGAGCAACCACAAAGTGTAAACGGAATTTACAAGTGATTTCAAAGTACCCAGTGCGCAAGAATAGACAATTTTTCATACTGGCAGTGGTGGACTGGTACTTACAGGATTCAAACAAAGGCAACGCAGAAACCACACAAAAGTACTTCAAAAAGAGCATCATTTTGTGACTTCAAAATAAATGCTCACAAATTGGGTTTAGGCATATCCATATCCATACACACATGATGTGGTACACGCATGATGTACCATTACAAAAAACTCTCACAAACACAACTTGGTATGCTTATGGCTCATAATGACCTGTTAGGAATAGAGGAAATATCAATGTCTTCTTGTATCATACAGAAAGGCATCACTATCACCTTCTCTAGCTCTGGCAATTCTATAGGAAAAGGAACAGTAACAGTGTAATACTTAATAACTTGCGTCATTACCTTTTACGACACTTCGAAGTTTCTCCAGATGATCATGTTGTTTGGAGTTATATCGCACAGCCTCAACTGAGAAGATTACTCTGGGTTTGATCTGGCTAAACCTGCTCAGTACTCCCTATTAATAAAATTACAGAACTGCATTATTCATGTACAGTATAAACGTAAGAACTGGAAATACTTACAGAAACACCAAAATCAGGAGATGTTGAACTCCAAATTGCACCTATGCTAGATGTTGCTAACATTGCCTCTACAGCTAATGAACAGTTGGGTAAATATCCTACAAAATATACAATCTAGTGTGCAAGTATTGTATTGGATTATAGCAGTCATTACCAACTATCCTGTCCCCTGGTTTAATTCCAAATCTTGTCAGAGCTGCAGCTATTACACTTACTCTTGTGTGCAGTTCTGCAAATGTTATTTCCTTGGGTACATGGCCTTCACCTAAAAGTGGACAGTGCtaacaatgtgtgtgtgtgtgtgtgtgtgtgtgtgtgtgtgtgtgtgtgtgtgtgtgtgtgtgtgtgtgtgtgtgtgtgtgtgtgtgtgtgtgtgtgtgtgtgtgtgtgtgtgtctgtgtgtctgtgtgtgtctgtgtgtgtgtctgtgtgtgtgtctgtgtgtgtgtctgtgtgtgtgtgtctgtgtgtgtgtctgtgtgtgtgtctgtgtgtgtgtctgtgtgtgtgtgtgtgtgtgtgtgtgtgtgtgtgtgtgtgtgtgtgtgtgtgtgtgtgtgtgtgtgtgtgtgtgtgtgtgtgtgtgtctgtgtgtgtgtctgtgtgtgtgtgtgtgtgtgtgtgtgtgtgtgtgtgtgtgtgtgtgtgtgtgtgtgtgtgtgtgtgtgtgtgtgtgtgtgtgtgtgtgtgtgtgtgtgtgtgtgtgtgtgtgtgtgtgtgtgtgtgtgtgtgtgtgtgggtgtgtgtgtgtgggtgcatgcatgcatgtgtacacagTAAAGGAAACACTCTTCATACCACATTCAATTATAGCTGTTCTTTTGTCTTTGTACTGTAGCATGTTCTCAGCATAGTTCAGCCTGCTGCCATGAAACCACTCAGGGACCTCCTCCATACTCCTAGTAGTATCCACAACCTGTGAGAACGGTGTGGACTACTCTAATACATAGAAGCTGTACCTGATCATAAGGCTTGGAGTGCAAAATGTCGGCAAAATGCCAAAATTCCTCCCAGAAGAGGTCATAGTTATCCACAGACCAGAGGTATAATTCCTTGTAATCTCCTAAACAcacaaaacattctaatagaacgttcaccagAACAATACCAACGCCTACAGGCAATTGATAAGCAGATCTTACTTAACGTTAACTTATGTCTAGAATTAACTCGCTCTCTTAACATGTCGATATTCGTCTGCTTCCCAGACTTGGGACACCACATCATCTTAGAACTGTCCATGGCGAACTGTTTAATACTCGGACGAATGAAAGGTTACTTCTTGGGTCAATGTTTATCTAACGTGTGCTTTAAAAGGTAGGCCTATATAGGCTAATGGTTTTAAGTGCATCAACTGACCGAGTATTGACCTTTTTATCGTGACAAGGCAGCACTTAGGTCAACAAAACATTTTCTCCGTATTATCCAGTAAATGTTTATGTCTCCGTTGTGCCCACGTACGCGTAACAATGGCTGTAGCGGAGATTGATAGCTTGGAGCAACTGCTGGACAAAGCTGGTAGCGAGCCGCTGGATAAAAGAGAATTGTCTGAAGTAAAGAGAATCCTTTATGGAAGTCCAGTTGAGTAAGTGAACTTATTTTCTAGTTTGCTGTCATTACAATGTTATGGGGCTTAGAACATTGCAGATGTCATCTGAGGCAACAAAGAAGGCTGACGAACTGGAGTTTCAGCTGAGTGGGTATAAGTTTACAGCAACTCCAGAGATAACCAGGGCCCCCAGGATTGTTCGAATTGGACTGGTCCAGAACAAGATAGTTATTCCTACAACAGCACCTGTTAATGAGCAGGTACTCCATAACTGTTGAACTAGTCTTGGCCACATAGCGCTTATCAGTTGTAGCTTGTACTAACCTGACAAattttattgcagctgctacCTTGTAACTATTCTCAACTAATTTCATGTCAGTCCTTCACCATTTCCACTATGTATCACTTGTGCAATTGATTGTATGATACACCCATAGATGCAATGCTTGTCAATGATTCAGCATTACCGTGATGTGACCCCTAAAGAGTAGTGTAGGGCCTTGCAACATGACCAAGTTTAGTATGATTGATTTGGGAAAAAAGTTTTGTCTCTAAAAACTATCTGCCTTGAGCATGATAAGCACCATGACATGTGTAGAAAAGTTACACAAGATTAATTGAAAACTGCATACACTGGATGGTGAATTACTGCATGCTTGGGCCAAGTCAGTTCTTTGCAAATCGAGTAGTTCAAATTTGCAATGGTTTTACATGTCTGacatcaagagtccataatggACTCTTGGTAATATATATTGTAAAATATTGAAGGGTTTTGGTTAATGATCACTTGTTTTATATATATGAGGAATCCTTTGATTTAAGTTGATGTGTTAATGGATGGGCCCACTCATAGGAGCAATAAATAGAGGGAAGGGACGAGCTGCCAGGCCTGATAGAGGAGGCTGTTTATAAGAGCACTTGTTACAGTTCCAATAACAATCTAGCCTGTTGATGCTGTCTGGCCAATTCCAGAAGGACAAGCCAGGGCATTAGATCATCAACTGTGAATTCACAATTTCACAGAATCCCAGAGACTTTTGGGCACATGAAGCAGACCTGGCATAGTGGCAGTAACAGTATTAGTAGTAGTAGCTAACAATAAACACATTTTGATTTGTGTGtggcaaatctggtcacattttgtcaACCCAGTAATTGTTATTTAGTTGTGTTGTGTTTCGTATTCAGATGGCAGCATTACACAAGAGGTTACAGGATATTACAGAGGTGGCAGCATTGTGTGGCGTTAATGTGATATGCTACCAGGAGGCCTGTTCTATGCCATTTGCTTTCTGTACAAGAGAGAAGATACCCTGGATGGAGTTTGCTGAGTCTGCGGAAGATGGACCCACTATCAGAATATGCCAGGAGGTAAATTTGTAATGGCATGAAGTTTAAGAGACGACTCTAAAGTACAAATTGTGAGGTAGTGTGAACCAAAATGCTATCATAACCTCTGTCTTGCAATAGACTAATAGTATAAGCACCTATGTAGCAGAATAAGAGCACAATGTGAAGCAGCTGAAACACCAAGCAGCAGCTGAAATGATTGTTGACTAACAAGAACTTGTAACTACTGCACAACAAGAATTTGTGGATCTTTATTTTGAGGGTAGAAATTTTTGCTTCTGGATATTTTATGCATTTGTAAAGTTATTACTGGACATTATGCCATCAGCTGAAAGTTTTACACCTTTGCAACCACTAGATATCCAGTAATTTAGCCACTAAATGGTTCATACAGCCATGGGTATACTGTATGTCTCTTACTGCTTCTCTATCTTCATCTGTAATGACAACAAATTCTAATGCAATAGCACCTAATCCTATTGTGAGCAAGCTGAATTTAATTACCAAGGTGATGAATTCTGTTGCAAAAGCGACAAATTCTAGAAGCccttttccataatgatgtaatgtaatttcTATTTGAGGTGctcttatattttcgagtacTGTTTCCTGCAAAGCGAATGTTTTTGATGAGCTTAATAAAGCCTATATCGAGGCACAGCAATCAGGTATGGTTACTAGGTCATTAATAGAGCAATATttactgtacttagaaaattGTAAGCATAAATGAATTCTATTTATTGCATTGTACTCATACTAGCCAGTTGTACTGTGATGTTCTTTCTGGATTACACAATCTTCATTTAGGATCCAGTAGTTGAAAATATTAGAGTACCCCAAATAGAGATCACCATTTTTAACTGTGATATCATTATAGAAAAGGCTTACTGTATATGAAGTCAATAGCAAAACCTATAATAGTGTTTATTCCAAGATTGTGTGGCATGTGGTGGGTTCATTTATGCATTtactactattactactacAGATGGCCAAGAAATACAACATGGTGATTGTTGTACCGATATTGGAGAGGGACTCGATACATAATGACATCATTGCTAACACAGCTGGTGCGTGAATTACACTGAATAAATGATATGGGATGTGATAGTGGTGATGCgtgtactgtacatgtctgGCCTATATACCATACAGTGTGTTTGTGCTGTGTATGTTTAACTATGTTAGTATCCAGATATGAGGTATGTGGTTAGGTATAGTGTCCTTTTCTATATGTATACAGTGTGAATGTGTTACACTGTGTTACTAATATTCTGCTGTTATGTTTCTCTAGTGGTCATTGCTCCATCTGGTAAAGTGGTGGGCAAGAGCCGCAAGAACCACATACCCCGTGTTGGTGATTTTAATGAAGTAAGATACCATCAAGTACATTTTACCAATGGTACAGTAAACGAGCAGAGTATTGCATAAAAGTACACATCCATTGTTACAGTATAAAACAATGTAGATGGTTTTTCAAGAAATTGCATGTACAATTGAATGTATTCATTCATGTGTATAGTATGTACAGTTTTAATATTGTTGTTGTAGTCAACCTACTACATGGAGGGAAACACAGGACACAAAGTGTTCCAGACGCAATATGGTCGAATTGCTGTCAATATCTGCTATGGTAGACATCACCCTCTCAATTGGTTGGCTTATGGTCTAAATGGAGCAGAGATTGTATTTAATCCATCTGCAACTGTTGGTGCTTTAAGGTGTGtattgtttgtgtgtatatgatTGTCACATTACGATATACAGTATGCCATAAATTCAAAAGTGTTTACTTCTTTGTACTGTAAATAGTACTTTGAAGTAATTTCATGCATGCTGCTACAGATAAAGCCATCATGATGTTCAGATTACAACAATCAAGCTCATTTTATGGGTGGTAACACTATGCAAAGTTTGCTGTCCTAGTGAGGGTCTATAGAAGGGTTCCACATGTAAAGCATTGTGCCAATAGTCTGTAATTTGTGAAGTCACTTTTCAATGGTACGTAATGGGAGTAGCACTCTTACTTGGGGTCACCATGGTTGCCCACTACAATTATTGCTGTCAGAATTAAAATCAAATGTGTTTTAAAGCAGATAAGTATTTAATTCATAGATTAGtaatttaatgctttatagGATTTTGCCTCCTGGCTGTAGCTTTCACCCACTGACCTCACAAATGTTCAACAAGCAATGAGATTGTGTCATCACAATACGTTTCAAACCCTTTATTAATTGAGCACATTGTTCTTTCAGTGAGCCAATGTGGTCTATTGAAGCACGCAATGCAGCCATTGCTAATAACTACTTTGTTGGAGCTATCAACCGAGTAGGAACAGTAAGCTAGTCTACATGTACTTGTTACACAATATACGTGCATTAAATATGCAATCTGGGACTACTAGTGAGTACCAGTAAACTATGTGGGAAAATACAAACAACCTTATTACCTGCAAGTCTGTATAGTAGGAGAACACTACTGTCTAATAAATAACTAAAAAGTAATAGCAGATGCGATCTATACAAATTTTATGTTTTATCATCCTGAGTTTTGATACAGGCTGTATGTAATTGTTTTGTAGGAGGAGTTTCCCAATGAGTTCACATCAGGGGATGGCAAGCCAGGTAAGCTTACAATGATCTAAGTTAACCATTGATATGTGTACACCTCAGCTCATAAGGATTTTGGTCATTTTTACGGTTCCAGTTACATTGCAGGCCCAAATGGAAGCCGAACTCCAGTAAGTGTGTTTGGTGTAGAATCTttactagtgatgtgcaatataccaAAACATATTTTAATCAAATCATATGGACTCTAGGTTCATATGCAAGTCAATGTTTTGCAGTGCtgtgtagctactgtagcatgaagccacctaacttcaaagcaaatttcatttataaaaccTAGCTGGTCATGGTGCATTTTTAAagtaaaccatggctggctcattataggaccaggtgtcctacaggcctttagcacttgtgctgtaaagatttaataataataattttaataagTGTGCGTGGTACCACTGGTTTGCTTTCAGTACAAATTTGATTGTaggagtttattattgctcatGTGTGCATCCGATTTTGTATCCTAATCATATGGAAGGTAATTT from the Dysidea avara chromosome 13, odDysAvar1.4, whole genome shotgun sequence genome contains:
- the LOC136242414 gene encoding acetoacetyl-CoA synthetase-like yields the protein MDSSKMMWCPKSGKQTNIDMLRERVNSRHKLTLRDYKELYLWSVDNYDLFWEEFWHFADILHSKPYDQVVDTTRSMEEVPEWFHGSRLNYAENMLQYKDKRTAIIECGEGHVPKEITFAELHTRVSVIAAALTRFGIKPGDRIVGYLPNCSLAVEAMLATSSIGAIWSSTSPDFGVSGVLSRFSQIKPRVIFSVEAVRYNSKQHDHLEKLRSVVKELPELEKVIVMPFCMIQEDIDISSIPNSVFLSDFTRSHYNVELQFEQLPFNHPLFIMFSSGTTGTPKCMVHTAGGTLIQHLKEHILQGNMTRDDKILYYTTTGWMMWNWLVTSLAVGATVVLYDGSPFVPSPSVLWDLIDSYGITILGTGAKWIATLEDRELRPINTHSLASLHTILSTGSPLMPHSYDYVYSCVKSDLLLGSISGGTDIISCFAGQNPTVPVYRGQIQSRNLGMAMECWNEEGRPVLDASGELVCTRPFPSMPSHFWNDPDGAKYRKAYFSKYPGIWHHGDYCLINSHTGGILMLGRSDGTLNPSGVRFGTAELYDIVEKLSDISDSVCVGQQVDGDERVILFVKMAKGGRFTEDLVIQIKSTIRKELSARHVPSVILEIADIPYTTNGKKVEVAIKKILAGDQVNERGALMNPDSLNLYCNIPQLSTVTNGTC
- the LOC136242415 gene encoding beta-ureidopropionase-like, coding for MAVAEIDSLEQLLDKAGSEPLDKRELSEVKRILYGSPVETLQMSSEATKKADELEFQLSGYKFTATPEITRAPRIVRIGLVQNKIVIPTTAPVNEQMAALHKRLQDITEVAALCGVNVICYQEACSMPFAFCTREKIPWMEFAESAEDGPTIRICQEMAKKYNMVIVVPILERDSIHNDIIANTAVVIAPSGKVVGKSRKNHIPRVGDFNESTYYMEGNTGHKVFQTQYGRIAVNICYGRHHPLNWLAYGLNGAEIVFNPSATVGALSEPMWSIEARNAAIANNYFVGAINRVGTEEFPNEFTSGDGKPAHKDFGHFYGSSYIAGPNGSRTPGLSRTRDGLLVTEVDLNLNRQIKDKWCFQMTARYDMYAKELAEAIKPDFKPQIVHE